A single window of Pseudarthrobacter defluvii DNA harbors:
- a CDS encoding MinD/ParA family ATP-binding protein encodes MPDAEAPAETQSFRRSRPTVADAIAESPMPDFISSPGLFVKEQKPRPIGGFRGALYNLTGGAWNLGPGLKQRHEDELARRISRQLQGSYNTAILSLKGGIGKTSTTVGVGLTLAEYRGDAPCAIDANPDSGDLVERALGEGIYQQSTPRTISDLLENIDSIDSLTSLARYMHHAGRLHLIAGEQDPEVSDSLTAAEYLRIRKLISSYYSVALTDCGTGVTHNAMSGILQSADNLVIAAGYAVSGAKRARSTLHWLASHGYEDLARNAIVVITDKDEVSSRVDKDAIEEHLSGICRELIAVPHDRGVADGDLVTLDVLKPETRRAYKEIAAAIVDGYR; translated from the coding sequence ATGCCAGACGCAGAGGCTCCTGCCGAGACGCAGTCCTTCCGCCGCAGCCGGCCCACAGTGGCCGATGCGATCGCGGAGAGCCCTATGCCGGACTTCATCAGCTCGCCCGGCCTGTTCGTCAAGGAACAGAAGCCCCGGCCCATCGGCGGATTCCGCGGCGCCCTTTATAATCTGACCGGCGGCGCCTGGAACTTGGGACCCGGGCTTAAGCAGCGCCATGAGGACGAGCTGGCCCGCCGGATTTCCCGCCAGCTCCAGGGCAGCTACAACACGGCGATCCTCAGCCTCAAGGGCGGTATCGGCAAGACCTCCACCACGGTGGGTGTTGGGTTGACCCTGGCCGAATACCGCGGGGATGCCCCGTGCGCCATTGACGCCAACCCGGACTCGGGCGACTTGGTGGAGCGTGCGCTGGGCGAGGGCATCTACCAGCAGTCCACTCCACGGACTATCTCCGACCTGCTGGAGAACATCGACTCCATCGATTCCCTGACGTCGCTGGCCCGGTACATGCACCACGCCGGCCGGCTGCACCTGATCGCGGGGGAGCAGGACCCTGAGGTCTCGGACTCTCTGACGGCTGCGGAGTACTTGCGGATCCGCAAGCTCATTTCCAGCTATTACTCGGTTGCCCTTACGGACTGCGGCACTGGTGTAACCCACAACGCGATGAGCGGGATTTTGCAGTCGGCGGACAATCTGGTGATCGCCGCTGGCTACGCGGTGTCCGGTGCCAAACGGGCCCGGAGCACGCTGCACTGGCTGGCGAGCCACGGCTATGAGGACTTGGCCCGCAATGCCATCGTGGTAATCACAGACAAGGACGAGGTCTCCTCACGCGTCGACAAGGACGCGATTGAAGAACACCTGTCCGGCATCTGCCGCGAACTTATCGCAGTGCCGCACGACCGTGGTGTTGCCGACGGTGACTTGGTGACCCTGGATGTACTGAAGCCCGAAACACGGCGGGCTTACAAGGAGATCGCTGCAGCGATCGTGGACGGGTACCGGTAG
- a CDS encoding acyltransferase family protein, which yields MATANAGIRHATKSPSKKSKGLRPDIQGLRALAVLAVIADHTFTYPSGGFVGVDVFFVISGFLITGLLLREHEKKGRISFADFYRRRARRILPLAVLVLVATVAASWAVFNGGRAMKVTEDALWSLVFGTNWHLALIGTDYMQAGAAVSPLQHFWSLAVEEQFYVVWPWLIVLILGTLAGRLGWQHGKARLLLTGMMVLFVAVSLAFAMWETATSPTVAYFSTFSRAWELGIGAVLAASAGALSRLPDAIRPVLAYIGLAGIVWGIFAITPEMPFPGPWAAVPVLATALLIAAGTGGEVRFLAPLTNPISRYIGDISYSLYLWHFPIIVLFGALLPVEGPLLFAAILAAAGGMSVLSYHLLEDPIRKSGWLEPKGKRAPSTDAKQKAALGGLVALALVTTCVVGAALAQDAGSRHTAVAAVPVPLATTGKDVPKTPESEHTAKINAALQQTAWPDLNPSVDNLGQGAKATEWVKDGCLGGDSRNLEADIAKAQTCVYGEANAAKTAVVVGDSIAISYVPMVRAALEPKGYKVVVYTMQQCPAISVSVFRGDKSEHPRCDPFRQWALDQVKASKPDMVILSSSEDASMRLVSKAEGTAVVSEWIAGTKDTLNSVAGSAGRVVLLDPPPGGKALQECATRVSKPSDCMTAPDNRYGELYSAVRDAAAAVPAAKAEVIRTRDWFCSGNNCPGFVGTTPVYADQGHMTPNYASELAPLFASALKL from the coding sequence ATGGCAACAGCCAACGCCGGCATTCGGCATGCCACAAAATCACCGTCAAAGAAGTCCAAAGGACTTCGCCCTGACATCCAAGGTCTTCGCGCCCTCGCCGTACTGGCAGTGATCGCGGACCACACGTTCACATACCCGTCCGGCGGGTTCGTTGGCGTGGACGTGTTCTTTGTTATCTCGGGCTTCCTCATCACGGGGCTGCTGCTGCGCGAGCATGAGAAGAAGGGGCGAATCTCGTTCGCGGACTTCTACCGGCGCCGTGCCCGCCGTATCCTGCCGCTTGCAGTCCTCGTTCTGGTCGCCACCGTCGCGGCGTCCTGGGCCGTGTTCAACGGCGGCCGCGCCATGAAGGTCACCGAGGATGCGCTGTGGTCGCTGGTGTTCGGCACGAACTGGCACCTGGCCCTGATCGGCACGGACTACATGCAGGCCGGCGCTGCGGTCTCACCGCTCCAGCACTTCTGGTCCTTGGCCGTTGAAGAGCAGTTCTACGTTGTGTGGCCTTGGCTGATCGTGCTGATCCTCGGGACGCTGGCAGGGCGGCTGGGCTGGCAGCACGGCAAAGCGCGTCTTCTGCTCACCGGCATGATGGTTCTCTTCGTCGCCGTATCCTTGGCCTTCGCCATGTGGGAGACAGCCACCAGCCCCACCGTGGCGTACTTTTCGACGTTCTCCAGGGCTTGGGAACTCGGTATCGGCGCCGTCCTCGCGGCCAGCGCCGGCGCCCTCTCACGGCTGCCTGACGCTATCCGTCCTGTGCTCGCTTACATCGGCCTGGCAGGGATCGTGTGGGGCATCTTCGCTATCACTCCGGAGATGCCTTTCCCCGGACCTTGGGCTGCCGTCCCCGTCCTTGCAACGGCTCTCCTGATCGCTGCCGGCACGGGTGGGGAGGTCCGCTTCCTTGCGCCCCTGACCAACCCTATCTCCCGGTACATTGGCGATATTTCCTACTCGCTGTACCTGTGGCACTTCCCGATCATCGTTCTCTTCGGCGCCCTGCTTCCGGTCGAAGGGCCGCTGTTGTTCGCGGCCATTCTCGCTGCGGCGGGCGGTATGTCGGTCCTGTCGTACCACCTGCTGGAAGACCCGATCCGCAAGTCTGGCTGGTTGGAGCCGAAGGGCAAGCGGGCCCCGTCGACTGATGCCAAACAGAAGGCTGCCTTGGGCGGGCTGGTTGCTCTCGCGTTGGTGACTACCTGCGTTGTGGGTGCTGCGCTGGCTCAGGACGCGGGTAGCAGGCACACGGCCGTGGCCGCCGTACCGGTTCCCCTCGCAACGACGGGCAAGGATGTCCCGAAGACGCCGGAGAGTGAGCACACGGCGAAGATCAACGCCGCATTGCAGCAGACCGCGTGGCCGGACCTGAACCCCTCGGTGGACAACCTCGGGCAGGGCGCCAAGGCTACCGAGTGGGTCAAGGATGGCTGCCTCGGCGGCGACTCCCGCAACCTAGAAGCCGACATCGCCAAGGCCCAGACCTGCGTCTACGGCGAAGCTAACGCGGCTAAGACCGCCGTCGTGGTGGGCGACTCGATCGCCATCAGCTACGTGCCGATGGTGCGGGCTGCCCTTGAACCGAAGGGGTACAAGGTTGTGGTGTACACGATGCAGCAGTGCCCCGCCATTTCCGTCTCCGTGTTCCGCGGTGACAAGTCGGAGCACCCGCGCTGTGATCCGTTCCGCCAGTGGGCCCTAGATCAGGTCAAGGCGTCCAAGCCGGACATGGTGATCCTGTCCAGCTCCGAAGACGCGAGCATGCGGCTCGTTTCTAAGGCTGAAGGTACCGCTGTGGTGAGTGAGTGGATCGCCGGAACCAAGGACACTCTCAATAGTGTTGCCGGGTCCGCTGGGCGGGTCGTGCTGCTGGACCCGCCGCCCGGCGGTAAAGCTCTGCAGGAGTGCGCAACGCGGGTGAGCAAGCCCAGCGACTGCATGACGGCCCCGGACAACCGCTACGGCGAGCTGTACAGTGCCGTGCGGGACGCTGCCGCCGCGGTGCCGGCGGCCAAGGCTGAAGTCATCAGGACGCGGGACTGGTTCTGCTCCGGCAACAATTGCCCCGGCTTCGTCGGCACCACCCCGGTCTACGCGGACCAAGGCCACATGACGCCGAACTACGCTTCCGAGTTGGCGCCGCTGTTCGCCTCCGCACTGAAGCTCTGA
- a CDS encoding alpha-hydroxy acid oxidase produces MRNKWIVSIDDYRKASRKQLPKMISDYLEGGALDETTMRANEARFDALMLRQRSMVDLRGLNTSTTVLGHSLAMPLMVAPMGMLTIFHPGSDPAVARAAVRAGSIFIHSAWAGCSLEEVAKVAPNNLWAQIAFWKDPEETASYINRARAVGVETLVVAGDVGSSSKRERDLHHGLSMPPRPPVADYFNAATRPAWLWRWLTGRKMTYGNYQINGRPLRMDEMNNWMASNKNPGANWEDFARLRSEWKGNLVIKGIMDAEDAARAVDEGADGIFVSNHGGRQFDSQPATIDVLPSIVDAVGGRAEIYLDGGIRRGHDIVKAVALGAKAALAGRPFAYALATCGEPAVDRVFGILQEEFKGAMGFVGKSSVADLGPSVFAAQAQPAPAESVLV; encoded by the coding sequence TTGAGAAACAAATGGATTGTCAGCATTGATGACTACCGCAAAGCGTCCCGGAAACAGCTTCCCAAGATGATTTCGGATTACCTGGAGGGCGGTGCGCTGGACGAGACCACCATGCGCGCCAACGAAGCCCGTTTTGATGCCCTGATGCTTCGCCAACGGTCAATGGTGGACCTTCGGGGCCTGAACACGTCCACTACCGTGCTGGGCCATTCCCTGGCGATGCCGCTCATGGTGGCGCCGATGGGCATGCTCACCATCTTCCACCCCGGTTCGGATCCTGCCGTTGCCCGGGCCGCGGTCAGGGCAGGGTCCATCTTCATCCACAGCGCGTGGGCGGGCTGCTCGCTGGAAGAAGTGGCCAAGGTGGCCCCCAACAACCTGTGGGCGCAGATCGCCTTCTGGAAGGATCCTGAAGAAACCGCCAGCTACATCAACCGGGCACGGGCCGTGGGCGTGGAGACCCTGGTGGTGGCGGGCGACGTCGGGTCCTCCAGCAAGCGCGAACGGGACCTTCACCACGGGCTGTCCATGCCGCCGCGGCCGCCGGTGGCGGACTACTTCAACGCGGCCACCCGCCCGGCCTGGCTGTGGCGCTGGCTCACCGGCCGGAAGATGACCTACGGGAACTACCAGATCAACGGCCGTCCGCTGCGCATGGACGAGATGAACAACTGGATGGCGTCCAACAAGAACCCGGGCGCCAACTGGGAGGACTTTGCCAGGCTCCGCTCCGAGTGGAAGGGGAACCTGGTGATCAAGGGCATCATGGACGCCGAGGACGCAGCCCGGGCGGTGGACGAGGGCGCGGACGGCATCTTCGTCTCCAACCACGGCGGCCGGCAGTTCGACTCCCAGCCCGCCACCATCGACGTCCTGCCGTCCATCGTTGACGCTGTCGGCGGCCGGGCGGAGATCTATCTGGATGGCGGCATCCGGCGCGGGCACGACATCGTCAAGGCAGTCGCGCTGGGTGCTAAGGCCGCGCTTGCCGGACGGCCGTTCGCCTACGCCCTTGCCACCTGTGGGGAGCCGGCGGTGGACCGGGTGTTCGGGATCCTGCAGGAGGAGTTCAAGGGCGCCATGGGCTTCGTGGGGAAGTCCTCGGTTGCGGACCTGGGCCCCTCCGTCTTTGCGGCGCAGGCCCAGCCTGCGCCGGCTGAGAGTGTGCTGGTTTAG